One genomic segment of Arachis duranensis cultivar V14167 chromosome 4, aradu.V14167.gnm2.J7QH, whole genome shotgun sequence includes these proteins:
- the LOC107483771 gene encoding uncharacterized protein LOC107483771, translating to MSLYAKFLKELMTKKICWKNDETVVLIEECSAIIQHKLPQKLKDPGSFKIPCIIGEITVEKTLCDLGASINLMSLAMMRRMKIEEAKPTRMALQLADRSFKFPHGVVENLLVKVGDFIFPADLVVLDMEEEVKASIILGRPFLATAGAIIDIQKGELTLRLHDEKMVVNVFNAMSYPQESLGECMRLDSMEVLVQETLEEEELEEMSEEEPASNEEAAATEVLVQGTLEAKNEEKEAPKLELKALPPTLKYAYLGNNENYPVIINSALSQEREEELIKVLQKHKDAIGWTLANLKGISLAICMHKILLEDDAKPSIQSQRRLNPVMKEVVQKEVMKL from the coding sequence ATGTCACTCTATGCTAAGTTCTTAAAGGAATTGATGACCAAGAAGATATGTTGGAAGAATGATGAGACTGTTGTACTAATtgaggaatgtagtgctatcaTTCAACACAAGCTACcccagaaattgaaggaccCAGGGAGCTTCAAAATCCCTTGTATCATTGGGGAAATCACAGTGGAAAAAACTTTATGTGATTtgggagctagcataaatctgATGTCCTTAGCAAtgatgagaagaatgaagattgaggaggctaaaccaacaagaatggcccttCAATTGGCAGACCGATCATTCAAGTTTCCCCATGGAGTAGTGGAAAACTTGTTGGTGAAAGTGGGGGACTTCATCTTCCCAGCAGACTTGGTAGTGTTGGATATGGAGGAAGAAGTTAAAGCCTCCATCATtttgggaaggccattcttagctACTGCCGGAGCCATCATAGATATCCAAAAGGGCGAACTTACCCTTAGGTTACATGATGAAAAGATGGTAGTCAATGTGTTCAATGCCATGAGCTACCCACAGGAATCACTAGGAGAATGCATGAGGTTGGATTCAATGGAAGTTTTAGTACAAGAAACCCTTGAGGAGGAAGAACTTGAGGAGATGTCAGAAGAAGAACCCGCATCAAACGAAGAGGCTGCAGCAACCGAAGTTCTTGTTCAGGGCACATTAGAAGcgaagaatgaagaaaaagaagcaccCAAGCTTGAACTGAAAGCATTACCACCCACCCTCAAATATGCATATTTGGGAAATAATGAAAATTACCCAGTGATCATAAATTCAGCTCTCAGCCAAGAACGAGAGGAAGAATTAATCAAAGTGTTGCAAAAGCATAAAGACGCCATTGGATggacccttgctaacttaaaaGGAATCAGTTTggccatatgcatgcataagatactgTTGGAAGATGATGCCAAACCCTCCATTCAATCCCAAAGGAGGCTGAATCCAGtcatgaaagaggtggtgcagaaggaagtCATGAAGCTGTAG